In the Lysinibacillus sp. PLM2 genome, one interval contains:
- a CDS encoding ABC transporter ATP-binding protein, translating into MALLELTDVTGGYTRKPVINNLSFTIKQGELVGLIGLNGAGKSTTIKHIIGTLIPQKGHIKINGISLKDDIETYRSSFSYIPETPVLYDELTLKEHLELTAMAYGIDEKTMKERSEQLLKEFRMEKRLNWFPSHFSKGMRQKVMIMCAFLVEPLLYIIDEPFVGLDPLGIQSLLDQMDIKKKEGSSILMSTHILSTAEKHCDRIILLHEGRVRAQGTMDDLRNAFQMPNATLDDLYIAMTKEQDNE; encoded by the coding sequence ATGGCATTGCTAGAATTAACAGATGTAACAGGTGGCTATACTCGAAAACCAGTAATTAATAACTTATCTTTTACCATTAAACAAGGGGAATTGGTAGGACTGATAGGGTTGAATGGTGCTGGAAAAAGTACCACAATTAAACATATTATTGGAACATTAATTCCACAAAAAGGTCATATTAAAATCAACGGCATTTCTTTAAAGGATGATATTGAAACCTATCGTTCATCATTTTCATATATTCCAGAAACCCCGGTTTTATATGATGAGCTAACGTTAAAGGAACATTTAGAATTAACAGCAATGGCTTATGGTATAGATGAAAAGACGATGAAGGAACGTTCTGAGCAATTATTAAAAGAGTTTCGAATGGAAAAGCGTCTTAATTGGTTCCCATCTCATTTTTCAAAAGGGATGAGACAAAAGGTAATGATTATGTGTGCATTTTTAGTAGAGCCGCTGCTTTATATTATTGATGAACCATTTGTTGGACTTGACCCATTAGGGATACAATCTTTGCTGGATCAAATGGATATCAAGAAAAAAGAAGGCTCATCTATACTAATGTCCACGCACATTTTATCGACAGCTGAAAAACATTGTGATCGCATTATATTACTTCATGAAGGTAGAGTTCGTGCACAAGGAACGATGGATGATTTAAGGAATGCCTTTCAAATGCCAAATGCTACATTGGATGATTTATACATTGCCATGACAAAGGAGCAAGACAATGAATAG
- the hit gene encoding protein hit, whose product MSDCIFCKIIDGSIPSTKVYEDDHVVAFMDVSPLTKGHTLLIPKQHVKDIFEMPEDVARNLYAVAPKIAGAIKSAFNPVGMNTLNNNGAFAGQTVFHYHLHFIPRYDETDGLKMKWETKQSEFTFDVLGTVAEKIKENLNI is encoded by the coding sequence ATGTCTGATTGCATTTTCTGTAAAATAATTGATGGTTCAATACCAAGCACAAAAGTTTATGAGGATGACCATGTTGTTGCTTTCATGGACGTTTCACCACTTACTAAAGGTCATACACTTTTGATCCCAAAACAACATGTAAAAGACATCTTTGAAATGCCTGAAGATGTTGCGAGAAATTTATATGCCGTTGCTCCTAAAATTGCTGGTGCAATAAAATCAGCATTTAATCCTGTTGGCATGAATACGTTAAATAATAACGGAGCTTTTGCAGGTCAAACTGTCTTCCATTATCATTTACATTTTATTCCTCGCTACGATGAAACAGATGGTTTAAAAATGAAATGGGAAACAAAACAAAGTGAATTTACTTTCGATGTCCTAGGTACAGTCGCAGAAAAAATTAAAGAAAATTTAAATATCTAA